A genome region from Manihot esculenta cultivar AM560-2 chromosome 5, M.esculenta_v8, whole genome shotgun sequence includes the following:
- the LOC110614483 gene encoding uncharacterized protein LOC110614483 has protein sequence MAETPSKRLRDEAQIEDDVVDETNKRHKSYNHILSLLDEEEDEPPQDLSSLITTLQQELSSDSTFDDPLSCQTTGIYQENPTTTVEDCPSSSSSTFLKEDEEDDKERVIRHLLEASDDELGIPNTQAFGGGDDGYGENLSNSGNGFSGEDGFSLCDGLWELEDANANYYALLQSELFL, from the coding sequence ATGGCGGAGACACCATCCAAGCGCCTTAGAGATGAAGCTCAAATAGAAGATGATGTTGTTGATGAAACTAATAAGCGCCATAAGTCATATAACCACATACTCTCTCTTctcgatgaagaagaagatgagcCTCCCCAAGACCTCTCTTCTCTCATCACTACCCTTCAGCAAGAACTCTCCTCTGACTCTACCTTCGATGACCCTCTCTCTTGTCAAACCACCGGAATTTACCAAGAAAACCCTACCACCACCGTAGAAGACTGCCCATCTTCGtcttcttctaccttcttgAAGGAGGATGAGGAAGATGATAAGGAAAGAGTTATAAGGCACCTTCTTGAAGCTTCTGATGACGAACTTGGGATTCCGAACACACAAGCTTTTGGCGGTGGTGACGATGGCTATGGAGAAAATCTTAGTAATAGTGGAAATGGGTTCAGTGGAGAAGATGGATTCTCCCTCTGTGATGGTTTGTGGGAACTTGAAGACGCTAATGCTAACTACTATGCCTTGTTGCAATCTGAACTCTTCCTGTAG
- the LOC110616320 gene encoding 40S ribosomal protein S9-2, translating to MVHVSFYRNYGKTFKKPRRPYEKERLDAELKLVGEYGLRCKRELWRVQYALSRIRNAARMLLTLDEKNPRRIFEGEALLRRMNRYGLLDESQNKLDYVLALTVENFLERRLQTLVFKSGMAKSIHHARVLIRQRHIRVGRQVVNIPSFMVRVDSQKHIDFSLTSPFGGGRPGRVKRKNQRAANKKSSGGDGDEEDEE from the exons ATGGTGCACGTCTCTTTTTACCGCAACT ATGGGAAAACCTTCAAGAAACCAAGACGTCCCTATGAGAAGGAGCGTTTGGATGCTGAGTTGAAGCTTGTTGGAGAGTATGGGCTCCGTTGTAAGAGAGAGCTTTGGAGGGTTCAGTATGCATTGAGCCGCATTCGTAATGCAGCAAGAATGCTTCTCACCCTTGATGAAAAAAACCCACGACGTATTTTTGAGGGTGAAGCCCTTCTCAGGAGGATGAATAGGTATGGACTTTTAGATGAGAGTCAGAACAAACTTGATTATGTGTTGGCCTTGACTGTGGAGAACTTTCTTGAGCGCCGTCTCCAAACTCTCGTGTTCAAGTCAGGGATGGCCAAGTCAATCCATCATGCCAGAGTGCTTATCAGGCAAAGGCACATTAG GGTAGGGAGACAGGTGGTTAACATTCCCTCTTTTATGGTGAGGGTGGACTCACAAAAGCACATTGATTTCTCACTTACAAGTCCCTTTGGTGGTGGACGCCCTGGCAGAGTGAAGAGAAAGAATCAAAGGGCTGCTAACAAGAAGAGTTCTGGTGGTGATGGggatgaagaagatgaagagtGA
- the LOC110615537 gene encoding pentatricopeptide repeat-containing protein At1g26900, mitochondrial, with protein MNLANTPRLAQKIDFKLISLLKSCKQTSQISQIHGFMVKHGIDHDPFAVSKLLASSIHDVKYSNSIFKHIQNPNLFMFNTMLRAYSVCDDPKQAFTVFNNLRAQGIPLDQFSFVTTLKACARELAVKTGQAIHGVVLRSGNLVFINVKNILLHFYSVCCIIEDARKLFEEFPQENDLVSWNALMGAYLRASQPSEAMELFRQMLACGLRVSAATLLTILSAFADLGDLHGGGSVHAHSIKVGFSSNLNVVTALIEMYAKTGDIDSGRRIFDGVIEKDVILWNCMIDKYAKAGLLEQAIALLQIMKLEGVKPNSSTLAGLLAACAATGSIKLGRCLNDYVEEDGLELDAVLGTALIDMFAKCGFLDKAIQIFEKMERKDVKSWTSMILGYGVHGQARNAVDLFYRMEEEGFRPNAVTFLGVLSACSHGGLVIEAMKCFERMVQVYGFLPKIEHYGCMIDLLGRAGLLDEAHALIKRLPIRSDATAWRALLAACRVYGNVELGERVKIMLVDIDDHPTDSILLSSTYATVGRLPDHSKWKEMKVDRINANARSRSDERKERTVKEAGCSTIEVDGYCLEGG; from the coding sequence ATGAACTTGGCCAATACCCCACGCTTGGCGCAAAAAATCGATTTTAAGCTCATTTCCTTGTTGAAATCATGCAAACAAACATCTCAAATCTCTCAAATCCATGGCTTTATGGTCAAACATGGTATCGACCATGACCCTTTTGCTGTAAGCAAGCTTCTTGCATCTTCAATACATGACGTTAAATATTCAAACTCAATCTTCAAACATATACAAAACCCAAATCTCTTCATGTTCAATACTATGCTCAGAGCCTATTCTGTTTGTGATGACCCAAAACAAGCTTTTACTGTTTTCAATAACTTGAGGGCTCAAGGGATCCCACTTGACCAATTCTCTTTCGTTACGACTCTGAAAGCTTGTGCTCGTGAATTGGCTGTTAAGACTGGTCAAGCGATCCATGGGGTTGTTCTGAGATCTGGAAATTTGGTGTTTATCAATGTAAAGAATATACTCTTGCATTTTTATAGTGTTTGTTGCATAATTGAGGATGCCCGTAAGTTGTTTGAAGAATTTCCTCAGGAGAATGATTTGGTTTCTTGGAATGCTTTGATGGGTGCTTATCTCCGAGCATCTCAGCCCAGTGAGGCAATGGAATTGTTTAGGCAAATGTTGGCTTGTGGTCTGAGGGTGAGTGCCGCCACATTGTTAACTATTTTGTCTGCTTTTGCTGATCTTGGAGATTTACATGGAGGAGGATCTGTTCATGCGCATTCCATCAAggttggcttttcttcaaatctcaaTGTGGTCACTGCTTTGATTGAAATGTACGCTAAAACAGGAGATATTGATTCAGGACGTAGAATTTTTGATGGAGTTATTGAAAAGGATGTCATCCTATGGAATTGTATGATAGACAAGTATGCAAAAGCTGGCTTACTAGAACAAGCAATAGCTTTACTGCAGATCATGAAACTCGAAGGAGTGAAACCGAATTCATCTACATTGGCAGGGCTGCTTGCAGCTTGTGCTGCCACTGGATCAATAAAGTTAGGCCGGTGTCTCAATGATTATGTGGAAGAGGACGGACTGGAATTGGATGCAGTTCTTGGAACTGCTTTAATAGATATGTTTGCTAAATGTGGGTTTTTGGACAAGGCTATTCAAATATTTGAGAAGATGGAGAGAAAAGATGTAAAATCTTGGACATCCATGATTTTAGGATATGGAGTCCATGGGCAAGCAAGAAATGCAGTTGATCTCTTCTACAGGATGGAGGAGGAAGGATTTAGACCCAATGCAGTTACTTTCTTGGGAGTTTTAAGCGCTTGTAGCCATGGCGGGTTGGTGATAGAAGCAATGAAATGCTTTGAGAGGATGGTTCAAGTATATGGCTTCCTACCAAAGATTGAGCACTATGGATGTATGATAGACCTTTTAGGCCGTGCAGGCTTACTAGATGAAGCACATGCCTTGATCAAAAGATTGCCCATTAGGAGTGATGCTACTGCTTGGCGTGCATTGCTTGCTGCTTGTCGTGTGTATGGAAATGTTGAACTAGGGGAACGTGTGAAAATAATGTTGGTTGATATAGACGATCACCCTACTGATTCCATTCTTCTTTCCAGTACTTACGCCACTGTCGGAAGGTTGCCAGATCACAGCAAATGGAAGGAAATGAAAGTAGACAGGATAAATGCAAACGCTAGAAGCAGGTCggatgagagaaaagaaaggacAGTGAAGGAAGCTGGATGCAGCACAATTGAAGTTGATGGTTACTGCTTAGAAGGTGGCTGA
- the LOC110615536 gene encoding PH, RCC1 and FYVE domains-containing protein 1 — protein MADSQRSGLADRDVDQAIIALKKGAYLLKYGRRGKPKFCPFQLSNDESLLIWYAGKEEKKLKLSQVSKIIPGQRTAIFQRYPWPEKEYQSFSLIYNDRSLDLICKDKDEAEVWFVGLKALISRGNHQQNWRVEPRSESTSSDSPKTRIRRNSPSVSPFDPRDRQGSPVRVDSTSHNRLGKTLCEIIACTAVAKSPCHADLISPFSSLTVACVDNSTGRTSTTDTVRVSLSSAVSSSSQGSYHEDFDALGDVFFWGEGAGEGVLGGGVHRIGNSSISKVDALLPKALESKVVLDVHSIACGGKHAVLITKQGEIFSWGEESGGRLGHGMVTDVPQPKLIDTLAGMNIELVACGEYHTCAVTLSGDLYTWGDGDYNCGLLGHGSEASQWIPKKVCGDIESINLSYIACGPWHTAVVTSSGQLFTFGEGTFGALGHGDHNSTSIPREVEALRGLRTTRVACGVWHTAAVVEVMAESSSPGASSSSSVGKLFTWGDGDKGHLGHGDKESRLIPECVDALGDENIRQVACGHNLTVALTTTGQVYTMGSASYGQLGSPTATGKLPTIVEGKIAGSFVEEIACGSYHVAVLTSKEVYTWGKGTNGQLGHGDNKDRDTPTHVAFLKDKQVKAIACGSNFTAIICLHKWVSNTDHSVCSSCRNPFGFRRKRHNCYNCGLVFCKICTSRKSLKASLAPNMNKPHRVCDDCFNKLKKAADLGSIVRMPKARAENTNQKTNDAADREALGPRLQAQLSRLSSAESTGQAESWHPRHKRRSSSDTSRIFPVVHGTWQFEGLNSSKVSTFLDGSTKKMFQNSAPSSRMASLATLPLPGRISPPRPSFDDSKFMNNSFIDEITNLRAQVEDLTSKSRRLEAELERKSRQLKEVAAIAADEAEKRKSAKEVIKSLTAQLKQMAEKLPERRNSSPISGSVTRHASSGQNISSSGRCSSSEISHELEFNGNAVDHQMLSYRAKAQTEKPQWVVQAEPGVYITLSSLPTGVNELKRIRFSRKHFTEQEAEKWWSENGSRICELHNILSTDYDAAPSAFEKKACPID, from the exons GATGAGTCTCTGTTGATATGGTATGCTggtaaagaagagaagaagctaAAACTTAGTCAAGTTTCAAAGATCATACCTGGACAGCGAACT GCAATATTTCAACGGTATCCTTGGCCAGAAAAAGAGTATCAATCATTTTCTCTTATATACAATGATAGGTCATTGGACTTG ATATGCAAAGACAAGGATGAAGCTGAAGTTTGGTTTGTGGGCCTTAAAGCACTGATTTCTCGTGGTAACCACCAGCAGAATTGGAGAGTTGAGCCAAGAAGTGAAAGCACATCATCAGATAGTCCAAAAACTCGTATACGGAGGAATTCTCCATCAGTTTCACCATTT GATCCAAGAGATCGTCAAGGAAGTCCGGTTCGTGTTGACAGTACATCACATAATAGATTGGGAAAGACATTATGTGAGATAATAGCTTGTACTGCAGTGGCCAAGAGTCCATGTCATGCAGATCTAATCAGTCCTTTTAGTTCATTAACAGTTGCATGTGTAGATAACTCAACTGGTCGAACTTCTACAACTGATACAGTAAGAGTCAGCTTATCCAGTGCCGTAAGTTCATCCAGCCAGGGTTCCTATCATGAAGATTTTGATGCCCTAGGTGATGTTTTCTTTTGGGGAGAAGGTGCTGGTGAAGGAGTACTAGGTGGTGGTGTGCACAGAATTGGGAACTCTTCTATTTCCAAGGTGGACGCACTTCTACCAAAGGCATTAGAGTCTAAAGTTGTTCTAGATGTCCATAGTATTGCTTGTGGTGGCAAGCATGCTGTGTTGATCACTAAGCAAGGTGAGATCTTTAGCTGGGGGGAGGAGTCAGGAGGCAGGCTTGGGCATGGCATGGTAACAGATGTACCCCAACCAAAGCTTATAGACACCTTGGCtgggatgaatattgaattagTAGCTTGTGGAGAGTACCATACTTGTGCTGTTACTCTTTCTGGGGATCTTTATACGTGGGGTGATGGTGATTATAATTGTGGGCTTCTTGGACATGGAAGTGAAGCCAGTCAATGGATACCTAAAAAAGTATGTGGTGACATTGAGAGCATAAATCTATCATATATTGCATGTGGACCTTGGCATACTGCTGTTGTGACATCTTCTGGTCAGTTGTTTACATTTGGAGAAGGAACTTTTGGTGCCCTTGGCCATGGAGATCACAACAGCACAAGCATCCCTCGTGAAGTGGAAGCCTTGAGAGGACTTAGAACAACCAGAGTTGCTTGTGGTGTTTGGCACACTGCTGCTGTTGTTGAAGTAATGGCCGAATCTTCTAGTCCGGGAGCTTCCAGTAGCTCTTCAGTGGGAAAACTATTCACTTGGGGGGATGGAGATAAAGGCCACCTTGGTCATGGTGATAAAGAATCTAGACTTATTCCTGAGTGTGTGGATGCACTGGGTGATGAAAATATCCGTCAAGTAGCTTGTGGGCATAATCTCACAGTTGCGCTTACAACAACAGGACAAGTATATACAATGGGAAGTGCTTCTTATGGGCAACTTGGAAGTCCGACAGCCACAGGGAAGCTTCCCACCATTGTTGAAGGTAAAATAGCTGGCAGTTTCGTTGAAGAGATTGCCTGTGGTTCTTATCATGTTGCTGTTTTGACTTCCAAAGAGGTTTATACTTGGGGAAAGGGCACAAATGGACAATTGGGTCATGGAGACAATAAAGACAGAGATACACCTACACATGTTGCTTTTCTAAAAGATAAGCAAGTGAAGGCCATAGCATGCGGTTCAAATTTTACTGCAATTATATGTCTTCATAAATGGGTTTCTAATACTGATCATTCAGTATGCTCCAGTTGTCGTAATCCATTTGGTTTTAGAAGAAAACGACATAATTGTTATAATTGTGGCCTAGTCTTTTGCAAAATATGTACCAGTAGAAAATCTCTAAAAGCTTCATTGGCTCCGAACATGAATAAACCACATAGGGTCTGTGATGATTGTTTCAATAAACTAAAGAAAGCTGCAGATCTTGGTTCAATTGTACGAATGCCGAAAGCCAGAGCTGAAAATACAAACCAGAAAACCAATGATGCAGCAGATAGGGAGGCTCTGGGTCCCAGATTACAGGCACAACTCTCCAGACTTTCGTCTGCAGAGTCCACTGGTCAGGCTGAAAGCTGGCATCCCAGGCATAAAAGAAGATCAAGTTCAGATACCAGCCGAATCTTCCCTGTTGTGCATGGAACATGGCAGTTTGAGGGTTTAAATTCATCAAAAGTGTCAACTTTTCTTGATGGCTCTACAAAGAAAATGTTCCAAAATTCAGCTCCTAGTTCCAGAATGGCCTCTCTAGCGACACTTCCCCTTCCAGGAAGGATAAGTCCACCCCGACCTTCTTTTGACGATTCAAAGTTCATGAACAACAGTTTCATTGATGAAATTACAAATTTAAGGGCACAG GTAGAAGATCTTACCTCCAAGTCCCGTCGCCTAGAAGCTGAACTTGAAAGAAAATCAAGGCAACTTAAGGAGGTTGCTGCAATTGCTGCAGATGAAGCTGAAAAACGTAAATCTGCAAAGGAAGTTATCAAGTCCCTTACCGCTCAG TTGAAGCAGATGGCTGAAAAACTACCAGAAAGACGGAATTCCAGTCCTATTTCAGGTTCTGTTACCAGACACGCTTCCAGTGGTCAAAACATATCCTCCAGCGGAAGATGCTCATCAAGTGAAATCTCTCATGAACTTGAGTTCAATGGCAATGCAGTAGATCATCAAATGTTGTCATACAGAGCGAAAGCTCAAACTGAGAAGCCACAGTGGGTGGTACAAGCTGAACCAGGCGTGTACATTACATTGTCTTCCTTGCCAACTGGTGTTAATGAACTCAAGAGAATTCGTTTCAG TCGGAAACATTTCACAGAACAAGAAGCAGAGAAGTGGTGGTCAGAAAATGGGTCCAGGATATGTGAGCTGCACAACATATTAAGTACAGATTACGACGCAGCTCCATCGGCTTTTGAGAAGAAGGCTTGTCCGATAGACTGA